In Microvenator marinus, one genomic interval encodes:
- a CDS encoding efflux RND transporter permease subunit encodes MNLSRFAVYRPVLTTMVFVGILILGAVSFTRLQIDLLPEIDFPSISVVTTYDGAGPEEIETTITRPIEQALSTVEGIDRIESFSAEGRSRVALRFIWGTDLDTAMMDVSAVVQRLRDVIPEEADAPIVYKFNLGSFPIMYLGLSGTLDEPTLRLIAERDLSPRLERVEGVAQAETRGGLRREIHVLLDSDRLRALNISPETVVQTLRQNNRNLPAGGVEEFDSNVLVRSVGEAENVRDFQDMVVAIRTEWDGRSYPIYLKDVADVIDTFEDPDNVVYINGQPGLRVNIAKQSGANTVVVADRVRAEVAEINKDYQGKLQLEVLTDTSDYIKNSISNVRDSVLIGAFLAIMVLLLFLKNIRSTLIVATGIPISIIGMFTLMYAFDITLNLISFGGVALGIGMLVDNAIVILENIFRKYEEGEEPMDAAVHGAQEVAGAIVASTITTLVVFVPVIFLTGFASIFFGQMAFVVSFALICSLAVALTLIPVLSSRFLKKGTKMGSDKGFLATLEKYYATFLNVCLNWRKTTMVVSVVMLAASAAVVPFIGSELLPEEDQSEVRVNFEFPVGTRIEVTERAIKKMEEVVIAEVPELMNLQTVVGTPGFYSTSGGESARIEATLVPPTERTRSSEDIANELRPKLEGLIPGGTVRVFAGGGLWILRVLRGGGERLEVQVRGHDLDEGDRLASQVQKVMMDTEGVSGARVSRQPGGRELRVIPDRTKIAGMGMNYSDVAGQLQTLLQGTRATVLRDDGDEFEVIVQLREDERRGLEAMMEVPIVVPNHGTTPLRNLVRFEEVEGPLVIERLNQNRVVMVNAQLTGDRDLGSIAEDIRAGVRELEHSDNFSVIVTGETEEQEKTFQSLLIGIILAILLVYMVMAGQFESFHQPLIIMLSVPFAGIGVFLTLFFTGTTLNIQSFMGCIVLTGIVVNNAIVLIDYINLMRRGGEGHKPMELLEAVRVSAQRRLRPILMTTTTTILALLPVAIGYAEGGDTQAPLARVVVGGLITSTAISLIIIPVLYTSVELLLEKFRQK; translated from the coding sequence GTGAACCTCTCCCGTTTCGCCGTTTATCGCCCAGTTCTAACCACCATGGTCTTTGTGGGGATCTTGATTCTGGGTGCCGTTTCGTTCACTCGTCTTCAGATCGACCTGCTTCCCGAGATCGACTTTCCGAGTATTTCAGTCGTAACGACCTACGATGGGGCGGGTCCCGAGGAAATCGAGACCACCATCACACGCCCGATCGAGCAGGCGCTCTCTACCGTTGAGGGCATTGACCGGATCGAGAGTTTCTCTGCTGAAGGGCGAAGCCGCGTGGCGTTGCGCTTCATCTGGGGCACCGATTTGGACACCGCCATGATGGACGTAAGCGCTGTGGTGCAGCGCCTTCGTGATGTGATTCCCGAGGAGGCCGACGCCCCGATTGTGTACAAATTCAATCTGGGAAGCTTTCCCATCATGTATTTGGGCCTCAGTGGCACGCTAGATGAGCCCACATTGCGTTTGATAGCTGAACGTGACCTCAGCCCTAGGTTGGAGCGTGTAGAGGGTGTAGCGCAGGCTGAGACGCGCGGTGGTTTGCGCCGCGAAATCCACGTCCTCTTGGATTCAGACCGCCTCCGAGCTCTCAATATCTCTCCAGAGACCGTGGTTCAGACGCTGCGGCAGAACAATAGAAATCTTCCCGCCGGTGGTGTGGAAGAATTCGATAGCAATGTTCTCGTTCGTTCCGTGGGTGAAGCCGAGAACGTGCGCGACTTCCAGGATATGGTCGTCGCGATTCGCACGGAGTGGGATGGGCGTTCCTACCCGATTTATCTCAAAGATGTGGCTGATGTCATCGATACCTTCGAGGATCCTGACAACGTGGTTTATATCAACGGGCAACCCGGCTTGAGGGTGAATATCGCCAAACAATCCGGTGCGAACACCGTGGTTGTTGCCGATCGCGTTCGGGCTGAGGTCGCTGAGATCAACAAGGATTATCAAGGCAAATTACAGCTCGAAGTTCTCACCGATACCTCGGACTACATCAAGAATTCGATCTCCAACGTTCGCGATTCGGTGCTCATCGGCGCGTTTTTGGCGATCATGGTGCTTCTACTCTTCTTGAAGAACATTCGGTCCACTCTGATCGTGGCGACCGGTATTCCGATCTCGATCATCGGTATGTTCACGCTGATGTACGCTTTTGACATCACGCTCAACCTCATCAGCTTTGGTGGTGTGGCGCTTGGTATCGGTATGCTCGTGGACAACGCGATCGTGATTCTCGAGAATATCTTCAGAAAATACGAAGAGGGCGAAGAGCCCATGGACGCGGCGGTTCATGGTGCCCAGGAAGTTGCGGGCGCGATTGTTGCCTCAACCATTACCACCCTGGTGGTCTTCGTCCCGGTCATCTTCCTTACCGGTTTTGCTTCTATTTTCTTCGGTCAGATGGCGTTCGTGGTGAGTTTTGCGCTGATCTGTTCGTTGGCGGTCGCTCTCACACTAATTCCCGTCTTGAGCTCTAGATTCCTCAAGAAGGGCACGAAGATGGGGTCTGATAAGGGATTCCTGGCTACTTTGGAAAAGTACTACGCCACCTTCCTGAATGTGTGCTTGAACTGGCGAAAAACCACGATGGTCGTCTCTGTGGTGATGCTGGCTGCTTCGGCTGCGGTGGTGCCTTTCATCGGCTCGGAACTCCTCCCTGAAGAGGACCAGTCGGAAGTTCGGGTAAACTTTGAGTTCCCTGTGGGAACACGAATCGAGGTCACGGAGCGCGCCATCAAGAAGATGGAAGAAGTGGTGATCGCCGAAGTTCCCGAGCTCATGAATCTGCAGACGGTTGTGGGTACGCCGGGCTTCTATTCGACTTCTGGTGGTGAATCGGCGCGAATTGAGGCCACTCTTGTTCCTCCGACCGAGCGTACGCGCTCCAGTGAGGATATCGCGAATGAACTTCGTCCAAAACTAGAGGGGCTGATTCCCGGAGGCACCGTGCGTGTCTTTGCGGGTGGTGGTCTCTGGATTCTGCGCGTGCTCCGCGGAGGTGGTGAGCGCCTGGAAGTTCAAGTGCGAGGCCACGATCTTGACGAAGGCGACCGGCTCGCCTCTCAAGTTCAGAAGGTGATGATGGATACCGAGGGTGTGAGCGGCGCTCGTGTTAGCCGTCAGCCCGGTGGGCGCGAGCTCCGTGTTATTCCAGACCGCACCAAGATCGCCGGCATGGGGATGAACTACTCGGACGTTGCGGGCCAGTTACAAACGCTTTTGCAAGGTACTCGTGCCACCGTTCTGCGAGATGATGGGGATGAGTTTGAGGTGATTGTCCAGCTGCGTGAGGACGAGCGCCGTGGCCTTGAGGCCATGATGGAGGTGCCGATAGTGGTGCCTAATCATGGAACCACGCCTTTGAGGAACCTCGTGAGGTTCGAAGAGGTCGAAGGGCCACTGGTGATCGAGCGCCTGAACCAGAACCGTGTCGTTATGGTGAACGCTCAGCTCACGGGTGATAGAGACCTCGGCTCGATTGCCGAGGACATCCGTGCAGGCGTGCGTGAACTCGAGCACTCAGACAATTTTTCGGTGATCGTGACGGGTGAGACCGAAGAGCAGGAGAAGACGTTCCAGAGTCTTCTAATCGGCATTATCCTGGCTATTTTGCTGGTCTATATGGTCATGGCGGGGCAGTTCGAGAGCTTCCATCAGCCTTTGATTATCATGCTCTCTGTACCCTTCGCGGGAATCGGTGTGTTCTTGACCCTCTTCTTCACCGGCACCACGCTCAACATCCAGTCCTTCATGGGCTGCATCGTTTTGACGGGTATTGTCGTGAATAATGCGATCGTGCTCATAGATTATATCAATCTAATGCGCAGGGGTGGTGAGGGGCACAAACCCATGGAGTTGTTGGAAGCTGTGCGTGTGAGCGCTCAGAGACGTCTGCGCCCAATCTTGATGACCACCACCACCACAATCCTCGCCCTTTTGCCGGTCGCCATCGGCTACGCTGAGGGTGGAGATACCCAGGCCCCTCTGGCCCGCGTGGTGGTGGGAGGGTTGATTACGTCCACCGCCATTTCTTTGATCATCATCCCCGTGCTCTACACTTCGGTGGAGCTCCTCTTGGAGAAGTTTAGGCAGAAGTAG
- a CDS encoding hybrid sensor histidine kinase/response regulator — MSLGALIEKFRGVALERVDKMASLVHELEVEHDDELLDALLRETHTLKGEARMMSFADINLVSHLTEQVAIEGLRSTPRRDDTFEVLHFGLDILRTLLTKSAGEAPADLTGFVDKMMSWRNPGSRKTSEFKRVRTGETTSLNAKALKVRGQTAIRVDFERLENLSGLSGEVNLSARQLAHQFEVTHHLLHALNEEVERTTEVLPRALANNLKSAFHRLHVGVQELEYESHQTLHRAAHLEEVVQELRHVPVAEVLSHYPRAVRALALENAKKIRLVHEFGDVKVDRGIITGLSDPLLHLVRNAVDHGVESPSVRRAQEKPEEGEITLICQNLGSSLRVVVRDDGAGMDPNRLREVAIERELLTPKEAAELSDQEALRLIFEPGFSTRAQASDLSGRGIGMDVVMQKVVEFGGSVEVESTHGVGTTIVLEIPTSSTMNSVLLLASADILVAVALQDIEEVNAAAGGDGLDITDLFNLPPVPTKYRVTLKSGKVLRAARILGERQALIRPLGAFLAGAKLCRGIALTDTGEQVPLLNTYAISEEASELKVRTERASRVLVVDDSDVTRALIRSILRGAGYLVWEARDGQHAQVVIEEARPHLVVCDLQMPVMDGLEFLRWLRQHSRYSDIAALMLTTQAGEQDKDRARDAGADEFMGKLDFDESRLVRSVERLLKRAGS, encoded by the coding sequence GTGAGCCTAGGCGCCCTCATCGAAAAATTCAGGGGCGTGGCCCTTGAACGCGTAGATAAAATGGCCTCCCTTGTGCACGAGCTCGAGGTCGAACACGACGACGAATTGCTGGACGCGCTCCTTCGCGAAACCCATACCCTAAAGGGCGAAGCGCGGATGATGAGCTTTGCCGATATCAACCTCGTCTCGCACCTCACCGAACAAGTCGCGATCGAAGGGCTGCGCTCAACGCCACGGCGCGACGACACCTTCGAAGTCTTGCACTTCGGACTCGATATCCTCAGAACTCTGCTCACAAAATCAGCAGGCGAAGCCCCCGCAGACTTGACCGGGTTTGTGGACAAGATGATGTCCTGGAGGAATCCGGGAAGCCGCAAAACCAGTGAGTTCAAACGCGTCCGAACCGGAGAGACCACGAGCCTCAACGCAAAGGCTCTCAAGGTTCGGGGGCAGACAGCCATCCGTGTGGACTTCGAGCGCCTTGAAAACCTCTCGGGTTTGAGTGGCGAAGTAAACCTCTCGGCTCGGCAGCTCGCGCATCAATTTGAGGTCACGCACCACCTGCTTCATGCGCTAAACGAAGAGGTTGAGCGCACCACAGAAGTTCTTCCACGAGCGCTAGCCAACAATCTCAAGTCCGCATTCCATCGGCTTCACGTCGGTGTGCAAGAGCTCGAGTACGAGAGCCATCAAACCCTTCACAGAGCCGCTCATCTCGAAGAAGTTGTGCAGGAACTTAGACACGTCCCGGTTGCGGAAGTGCTCAGCCACTATCCCCGTGCAGTGCGCGCCCTGGCCCTTGAAAACGCGAAGAAGATCCGGCTCGTCCACGAATTCGGAGACGTCAAAGTGGACCGCGGAATCATCACCGGACTCTCCGACCCACTCCTTCACCTTGTTCGAAACGCTGTGGATCATGGGGTTGAGTCTCCGAGCGTCCGACGTGCACAGGAAAAGCCCGAGGAAGGCGAAATCACTCTGATTTGCCAAAACCTCGGAAGCTCACTCCGCGTGGTGGTGCGGGACGATGGCGCTGGAATGGACCCCAATAGATTGCGAGAGGTAGCCATCGAGAGAGAGCTGTTGACCCCAAAAGAAGCAGCGGAGCTCAGTGACCAAGAGGCATTGCGCCTGATTTTCGAGCCCGGATTCTCCACGCGCGCGCAGGCGAGCGACCTTAGTGGGCGCGGCATCGGCATGGATGTGGTGATGCAGAAAGTTGTGGAGTTTGGTGGCTCCGTGGAAGTCGAGAGTACCCACGGCGTGGGCACAACAATCGTGCTTGAAATCCCAACCTCGAGCACCATGAACTCGGTCCTCCTTCTGGCATCAGCAGATATTTTGGTCGCCGTTGCACTGCAGGATATCGAAGAGGTCAACGCCGCTGCCGGCGGCGATGGGCTCGATATCACCGACCTCTTCAACCTACCTCCGGTCCCTACGAAGTACCGAGTCACGCTCAAGTCCGGCAAAGTCCTCCGAGCCGCACGAATCCTTGGTGAGCGACAAGCCCTAATCCGCCCCCTTGGGGCGTTTCTGGCCGGCGCAAAGCTCTGCCGTGGTATCGCACTAACCGACACCGGAGAACAGGTTCCGCTTCTGAACACCTATGCAATTTCCGAAGAGGCTTCCGAACTCAAAGTCCGGACAGAGAGAGCGTCACGAGTGCTGGTCGTAGATGACTCAGACGTAACTCGCGCGCTGATTAGAAGCATTCTTCGTGGTGCTGGATACCTGGTTTGGGAAGCGAGAGACGGTCAGCATGCCCAAGTGGTCATTGAAGAGGCGAGGCCACATCTCGTGGTCTGTGACCTTCAAATGCCAGTCATGGACGGCCTCGAATTCTTGAGATGGCTACGCCAACATTCGAGATATTCCGACATCGCCGCGCTCATGCTAACAACGCAAGCTGGCGAGCAAGACAAAGATCGCGCAAGAGACGCAGGAGCAGATGAATTCATGGGAAAACTAGATTTTGACGAGAGCAGGCTGGTGAGAAGCGTTGAGAGACTTCTGAAGAGAGCTGGCTCATGA
- a CDS encoding ArnT family glycosyltransferase, producing MKTRLALAALFLAHTLITLHEIGSRFLVGHHGWNASMRSIIAKNYVTHGLLETKFLPYKTIWTTAAPDGPIHWNHPPAINLMTAASFGIFGEHEWAARLPVVLASLGLFFAFWFYGRTLSATDERRVLLGLTTVAVFVFTPIQMLFGNMVNYEPPILLCAMLGWVAFQHQRNALGILAFVAAVFIDWSACFVAAGAGFALLLQRKPKAFLGLGAATTAMFLSLFAWLHLNATGKGLFGLGDRRASGVTYEKLFDLLAARIEVLYGWPLILLAALGLVVQLVRLRPDPVVVTFLVGPIAYFLTFKQAAVVHNFYLLLTMPAFVVSAAIGIRLLIELTDWIDPRLPAVAALVLCAGVLWNAHDSWPEQHLRRYSIESASKPPSFPRMGRLHEIEVFRWVNQHSEPDDGVALHSGIRPSIQARYYLWRPYKMRYPRVAKPKNDEYRFLIMARRHLKTPDRMRKDAQILWAGDYVVLDFENAGKPDIRLAYREIEAPWWHHHFVSSLYPAFETDTLPYGKKR from the coding sequence ATGAAGACACGTCTCGCGCTCGCCGCATTATTCCTTGCGCACACGTTGATCACCCTGCATGAAATCGGCTCGCGATTTCTCGTGGGTCATCACGGGTGGAACGCTTCGATGCGAAGCATCATCGCAAAGAACTACGTCACGCACGGCCTGCTCGAGACCAAGTTTTTGCCCTACAAAACCATCTGGACCACTGCCGCCCCAGACGGCCCGATTCACTGGAACCACCCACCTGCCATCAACCTGATGACCGCGGCGTCTTTCGGGATTTTCGGCGAGCATGAATGGGCGGCAAGGCTGCCAGTGGTCCTTGCATCCTTAGGCCTCTTCTTCGCGTTTTGGTTCTACGGGCGCACACTCAGCGCCACCGACGAGCGCCGAGTGCTCCTCGGCCTAACCACCGTAGCGGTCTTCGTCTTCACCCCCATTCAAATGCTCTTTGGAAATATGGTGAACTACGAGCCCCCAATCCTTCTCTGCGCGATGCTCGGCTGGGTAGCCTTTCAGCACCAGCGCAACGCGCTCGGAATCTTGGCCTTTGTAGCCGCCGTTTTCATCGACTGGTCGGCGTGTTTTGTGGCTGCTGGCGCTGGTTTCGCCCTACTTCTTCAGCGAAAACCCAAAGCATTTCTGGGCCTAGGGGCCGCCACCACCGCCATGTTTCTGAGCCTCTTCGCGTGGTTGCATCTCAACGCAACGGGCAAAGGGCTCTTCGGCCTCGGGGACCGGCGCGCAAGTGGTGTGACCTACGAAAAACTCTTCGACCTTCTAGCCGCTCGAATCGAGGTCCTCTACGGCTGGCCGTTGATTCTTCTGGCGGCGCTGGGCCTCGTGGTGCAGCTCGTGCGGCTACGTCCAGACCCCGTTGTTGTGACGTTCTTGGTGGGGCCAATTGCCTACTTCCTGACCTTCAAACAGGCAGCCGTAGTCCACAATTTTTACCTTCTCCTGACCATGCCGGCGTTTGTTGTGAGCGCCGCCATCGGGATCAGGCTCCTCATTGAACTCACGGACTGGATTGACCCAAGGTTGCCGGCCGTTGCGGCCCTCGTACTCTGTGCGGGCGTGTTGTGGAATGCCCATGATTCGTGGCCAGAACAGCATCTGCGACGCTACTCCATCGAGTCCGCCTCAAAGCCTCCAAGTTTCCCGCGTATGGGACGCCTCCACGAAATCGAGGTCTTTCGTTGGGTCAACCAGCATTCGGAGCCTGACGATGGGGTCGCCCTGCACTCAGGGATTCGACCTTCGATTCAAGCCCGATACTACCTCTGGCGGCCGTACAAGATGCGCTACCCCAGGGTGGCAAAGCCCAAGAATGACGAGTACCGCTTCCTAATCATGGCCCGGCGGCACCTGAAAACTCCGGACAGGATGCGCAAAGACGCGCAGATTCTCTGGGCGGGCGACTATGTCGTCTTGGATTTTGAGAACGCTGGGAAGCCCGATATTCGCCTCGCGTACAGAGAAATCGAGGCCCCGTGGTGGCACCATCATTTTGTAAGTTCGCTCTATCCGGCCTTTGAGACCGATACCCTGCCCTATGGCAAGAAGCGATGA
- a CDS encoding anti-sigma factor family protein, whose translation MEALLDIECTEDELLFNAYLDGELSPDEVREFKERLLREPEFKREWEEFSQVMGGLHALPMEFAPNDFVDKVQSRIRTRSRGAFFAESILFRQRAPYEVVAVVMLIVMASAYLLLGAPHDTQMRDLVEPPTLEP comes from the coding sequence ATGGAAGCTTTACTCGACATAGAATGCACTGAGGATGAGCTGCTCTTCAACGCGTACCTCGACGGCGAGCTTAGTCCCGATGAGGTCCGAGAGTTCAAAGAGCGCTTGCTCCGAGAGCCTGAGTTCAAGCGGGAGTGGGAGGAGTTTTCTCAAGTGATGGGTGGCCTGCACGCTCTGCCCATGGAGTTTGCCCCAAACGACTTCGTGGACAAGGTACAATCGCGGATTCGCACGCGCTCACGCGGGGCGTTTTTCGCCGAAAGCATCCTTTTTAGACAACGCGCACCGTACGAAGTGGTGGCCGTGGTGATGCTGATCGTGATGGCATCGGCCTATTTGCTCCTCGGCGCGCCTCACGATACGCAGATGCGAGACCTCGTGGAGCCTCCCACGCTTGAACCCTAG
- a CDS encoding chemotaxis protein CheW, with protein sequence MDPDPNLNRLHFSLGERRYSLLARYVTHVERTTTLTAIPGVPAHIRGVMMHQRRALAVVDLSTFLGQPTSIAEHLLLVRHEELEAGILVSQVHGVLEGDAEELDIMKILEEASI encoded by the coding sequence ATGGACCCGGACCCGAATCTAAACCGCCTTCATTTCAGCTTAGGTGAGCGACGTTACTCGTTGCTCGCCCGCTACGTCACACATGTTGAGCGAACCACGACCCTGACCGCAATTCCCGGGGTTCCGGCGCATATTCGTGGCGTGATGATGCATCAGAGACGCGCCCTTGCTGTGGTGGATTTGAGCACCTTTCTCGGCCAGCCCACAAGCATCGCTGAGCACCTACTCTTGGTCAGACACGAAGAACTTGAAGCTGGAATACTCGTATCGCAAGTGCATGGCGTGCTCGAAGGTGATGCGGAAGAATTGGATATTATGAAAATATTGGAAGAGGCCTCGATATGA
- a CDS encoding efflux RND transporter periplasmic adaptor subunit, with translation MRRLIILATALALWGCESEGAPASAQSAKKGMKVAPAATVQGHVLAQAPFEVVRDYGGEFATDAMANLSAEVTGVVKEINVRLGDTVKKGDVLAVIDPVTYQQRVRELEASVAVARASAEEARTQKANLEADLQRREPLLARNLVTEREIEDLKSQISVAQQRIDVAEATVQQNQARLSTGRVSLQDTRVKAPFDGIVAERFVDVGNHVMAGTQLFRVVDDSDIYLQLRVAETDSGMISTEMPVVVRVDALGGESVPGKVGRIAPAVDPQTRTMRIDVLPADAAPDSWDRIKPGMYARAQIVLSSKDSALIAPSQAVLKDRDGTRYVWTVKDDKAHRITVTPGLKNRSATEILGGVEAGETIVLRGHEKLVEGGKVQLVQELEEDDS, from the coding sequence ATGAGACGATTGATCATCTTGGCCACAGCGCTGGCTCTTTGGGGGTGCGAATCCGAGGGTGCACCCGCGTCGGCACAGTCCGCCAAGAAAGGAATGAAGGTTGCCCCTGCCGCCACGGTCCAAGGGCATGTGTTGGCCCAGGCTCCGTTTGAAGTTGTGCGAGATTACGGTGGTGAGTTTGCTACAGACGCAATGGCGAATCTATCGGCCGAAGTGACGGGCGTGGTCAAAGAGATCAACGTCAGGCTCGGTGATACCGTCAAGAAGGGCGATGTACTCGCTGTGATCGACCCTGTGACTTATCAGCAGAGGGTTAGAGAGCTTGAGGCGAGCGTGGCTGTGGCGCGGGCGAGTGCGGAAGAGGCTAGAACGCAAAAGGCCAACTTGGAAGCCGATCTACAGCGGCGCGAGCCATTGCTCGCCCGAAACCTCGTGACCGAGCGAGAGATCGAAGACTTGAAATCGCAGATTTCGGTGGCGCAGCAGCGCATTGATGTGGCTGAGGCGACCGTGCAGCAGAATCAAGCGCGCCTATCGACTGGCCGTGTAAGCCTTCAGGATACTCGGGTTAAGGCGCCATTTGACGGTATTGTTGCCGAGCGATTTGTAGACGTTGGAAACCACGTGATGGCTGGAACACAGCTCTTCCGCGTTGTGGATGACTCGGATATCTACTTGCAGTTGAGAGTCGCCGAGACCGACTCCGGCATGATCAGCACCGAGATGCCGGTTGTGGTGCGTGTTGATGCCCTTGGCGGTGAGTCCGTGCCCGGAAAGGTCGGGAGAATCGCCCCAGCGGTAGATCCACAGACCCGAACCATGCGGATCGATGTGCTGCCTGCTGACGCCGCTCCAGACTCCTGGGACCGGATCAAGCCGGGAATGTACGCCCGCGCGCAAATCGTGCTTTCGTCCAAGGATTCAGCGCTGATCGCGCCTAGCCAGGCGGTTCTCAAAGACCGTGACGGAACCCGTTATGTCTGGACCGTCAAAGATGACAAGGCTCATCGCATCACCGTAACACCTGGGCTTAAGAATAGAAGCGCAACCGAGATACTTGGAGGTGTCGAAGCCGGTGAAACCATCGTGCTACGCGGTCATGAGAAACTCGTTGAGGGAGGAAAGGTACAGCTCGTTCAAGAATTAGAGGAGGACGACTCGTGA
- a CDS encoding hemolysin family protein, with protein sequence MTMLIFYIVLTLGVSFFCSMLEAMLLSITPSYVGAMEIEKPSYGARLAALKKDVDRPLGAILALNTIANTLGAGGVGAQVLKVYGEQWVAAAGMILTVAILYFSEIVPKTLGAKFWRQLAPIATRILPIMMIITLPLVWPSKFLVRLLGKNDGPALSREEFSAMANMAADEGMFHEQESIILRNLGKFSSLTAKDIMTPRTVIVGFCEDETVEKVMEELREKEFYQRFSRIPVYQNGIDEISGFIHKHDLLLNYAHDEGEVQLKDFKRPIMVMPMVAKISTLLERMLAKKEHMVLLVDEYGGTAGIATLEDIVETLLGMEILDEFDEVEDMRSLARQQWKKRVEAMGITEE encoded by the coding sequence ATGACCATGCTCATTTTCTACATCGTGCTCACTCTCGGAGTATCGTTTTTCTGCTCGATGCTCGAAGCGATGTTGCTCAGCATCACGCCATCCTATGTAGGGGCGATGGAAATCGAGAAGCCGAGCTATGGCGCGCGACTCGCCGCGCTCAAAAAGGACGTGGACCGCCCGCTGGGGGCGATTCTGGCCCTCAACACCATCGCCAATACCTTGGGAGCAGGTGGTGTGGGTGCACAGGTCCTCAAAGTCTATGGGGAACAATGGGTGGCCGCAGCCGGTATGATCCTGACCGTCGCAATCCTCTACTTCTCGGAGATCGTACCAAAAACGCTCGGAGCCAAGTTCTGGCGCCAACTTGCGCCTATCGCCACCCGTATTCTGCCGATCATGATGATCATCACCCTACCACTGGTCTGGCCCTCGAAATTCCTTGTGCGCTTGCTGGGCAAGAACGACGGGCCAGCCCTGAGTCGCGAAGAATTCTCAGCCATGGCCAATATGGCTGCCGATGAAGGCATGTTCCACGAACAGGAATCGATAATCCTTAGGAACCTTGGGAAGTTTAGCTCGTTGACTGCCAAGGACATCATGACACCACGCACGGTGATCGTCGGATTCTGCGAAGATGAAACCGTGGAAAAAGTGATGGAAGAGCTTCGGGAAAAAGAGTTCTACCAGAGATTCTCGCGCATCCCGGTCTACCAAAATGGTATCGACGAGATTTCCGGCTTTATCCACAAACACGATCTCCTCCTCAACTACGCTCACGACGAGGGTGAGGTTCAGCTGAAGGACTTTAAAAGACCCATCATGGTAATGCCGATGGTGGCAAAAATTTCTACGTTGCTGGAGAGAATGCTAGCCAAGAAAGAACACATGGTCCTCTTGGTGGATGAGTACGGGGGCACGGCGGGAATCGCCACCCTCGAGGATATCGTCGAGACCCTGCTCGGTATGGAAATTCTGGACGAGTTCGACGAAGTCGAAGACATGCGCTCTCTGGCACGCCAACAATGGAAGAAGCGCGTCGAGGCAATGGGAATCACAGAGGAGTAG
- a CDS encoding methyl-accepting chemotaxis protein: MKIWLVLILLEAVVFGLLGVRAAQLEDTLLIFGAGFGWLVLATTTWALLSPLRFVQASLRDLSAKGDAATLAPAFGELNDLAEQINLLRDRMTRWTSESRTLLGKASDKPVEDLLAEFSRLSGALGQTLDSVDRAMRAIDPVQATTRKLADSTQSTFKLAERAQNSVRTIRNRFDDLDAKGARIAELSEEIRSVVQRLDMISLNASLEASRAGEAGKSFAQMASEIRGLSEQIQEATREIKEVVAQAAIVQRAGIDESEAGISLGEQLSDSALRIGSVAQQIQTGVDQCAAQMNDLHDQSMSVEISRKAVEKSLPAPKPRSRPDHRQTVVGLNAVSEPEETPVPITSEREEPTREFTPEHLNAFEAAVEELEKDLE, encoded by the coding sequence ATGAAGATTTGGTTGGTCCTAATCCTATTAGAGGCCGTGGTTTTTGGACTCCTCGGGGTCAGGGCCGCTCAGCTCGAAGACACGCTCCTAATCTTTGGAGCTGGCTTTGGCTGGTTGGTCTTAGCCACCACCACTTGGGCGTTGTTGAGCCCCTTGCGCTTTGTTCAGGCGAGCTTGCGCGACCTGAGCGCCAAAGGCGACGCGGCCACGCTCGCTCCGGCATTCGGAGAGCTCAACGACCTCGCGGAGCAAATCAATCTCCTTCGCGACCGTATGACCCGATGGACCTCGGAGTCACGAACCCTCCTCGGCAAAGCTTCAGACAAACCGGTCGAGGATCTGCTGGCCGAGTTCAGCCGCCTTTCGGGCGCACTGGGCCAGACGCTCGACTCAGTAGACCGCGCCATGCGCGCAATCGATCCCGTTCAAGCAACCACGCGCAAACTCGCGGACTCCACGCAGAGCACCTTTAAGCTCGCCGAACGCGCCCAAAACTCGGTCAGGACCATTCGTAATCGATTCGACGATCTCGACGCCAAAGGAGCTCGCATTGCCGAGCTCTCCGAGGAGATCCGAAGCGTGGTTCAGCGGCTTGATATGATCTCTCTCAATGCATCGCTCGAGGCTAGTCGCGCGGGCGAAGCAGGCAAATCATTTGCCCAGATGGCATCGGAAATTCGAGGGCTCTCCGAGCAGATTCAAGAGGCCACACGCGAGATCAAGGAGGTCGTCGCACAGGCCGCGATTGTTCAACGTGCGGGCATTGACGAGTCAGAGGCTGGTATCTCGCTCGGTGAACAACTCTCCGACTCCGCGCTCAGGATCGGCAGTGTTGCTCAACAGATCCAGACCGGTGTGGACCAATGTGCCGCCCAAATGAATGACCTCCACGACCAGTCGATGAGCGTCGAAATTTCTAGAAAGGCCGTAGAGAAATCTCTTCCGGCCCCAAAGCCGCGTTCGCGCCCAGACCATCGGCAGACGGTGGTTGGCTTAAACGCTGTGTCTGAGCCGGAGGAGACTCCGGTCCCGATCACATCAGAGCGTGAAGAACCCACCCGTGAGTTCACCCCCGAACATCTCAACGCATTTGAAGCTGCCGTAGAAGAGCTCGAAAAGGATTTGGAGTGA